A genomic segment from Nicotiana tabacum cultivar K326 chromosome 7, ASM71507v2, whole genome shotgun sequence encodes:
- the LOC107809942 gene encoding inorganic phosphate transporter 1-4-like (The RefSeq protein has 2 substitutions compared to this genomic sequence) encodes MAKDQLQVLNALDVAKTQLYHFTAIVIAGMGFFTDAYDLFCISLVTKLLGRIYYHHDGAPKPGTLPPNVSAAVNGVAFCGTLAGQLFFGWLGDKMGRKRVYGMTLMMMVICSIASGLSFGHTPKSVMTTLCFFRFWLGFGIGGDYPLSATIMSEYANKKTRGAFIAAVFAMQGFGILAGGMVAIIVSAAFKGAFPAQTYQTDPLGSTISQADFVWRIILMFGAIPAAMTYYWRMKMPETARYTALVAKNLKQAANDMSKVLQVDIEEEQEKVENVSQNTRNEFGLFSKEFLRRHGLHLLGTASTWFLLDIAFYSQNLFQKDIFSAIGWIPPAQTMNALEEVYKIARAQTLIALCSTVPGYWFTVFFIDKIGRFAFQLMGFFFMTVFMFALAIPYHHWTLKDNRIGFVIMYSLTFFFANFGPNATTFVVPAEIFPARLRSTCHGISAAAGKAGAMIGAFGFLYAAQPTDRKKADAGYPAGIGVRNSLIVLGCVNFLGMVFTFLVPESKGKSLEEMSRENEGEEESGTEMKNSGRTVPV; translated from the coding sequence ATGGCTAAAGATCAATTGCAAGTGCTAAATGCACTAGATGTAGCAAAAACACAATTGTATCACTTTACAGCAATTGTTATTGCTGGTATGGGCTTCTTTACTGATGCTTATGATCTTTTCTGCATTTCTTTGGTCACAAAATTGCTTGGCCGGATTTACTACCACCACGACGGGGCACCGAAACCTGGAACTCTCCCTCCTAATGTCTCGGCTGCTGTAAATGGAGTCGCATTCTGTGGGACCCTTGCTGGACAACTGTTTTTCGGGTGGCTCGGAGATAAGATGGGAAGAAAAAGAGTTTATGGAATGACTCTTATGATGATGGTTATTTGTTCAATAGCCTCAGGACTCTCTTTTGGTCATACACCAAAAAGTGTTATGACTACACTTTGTTTCTTCAGGTTTTGGTTAGGCTTTGGCATTGGTGGTGATTATCCTCTTTCTGCTACTATCATGTCCGAGTATGCTAACAAAAAGACGCGTGGCGCGTTCATTGCTGCTGTTTTTGCAATGCAAGGTTTTGGAATTTTGGCTGGTGGAATGGTAGCAATCATTGTTTCTGCTGCATTTAAGGGCGCGTTTCCTGCACAAACATATCAGACTGACCCTCTTGGTTCAACAGTCTCTCAGGCTGATTTCGTGTGGCGCATAATTCTAATGTTTGGTGCAATCCCAGCTGCAATGACTTATTACTGGCGTATGAAGATGCCTGAAACTGCTCGTTATACTGCATTGGTGGCCAAGAACTTAAAACAGGCAGCTAACGACATGTCTAAAGTGTTGCAAGTCGATATTGAAGAAGAGCAAGAGAAAGTTGAGAATGTTTCTCAAAACACTAGGAATGAGTTTGGTTTGTTTTCTAAGGAGTTCCTCCGTCGCCATGGACTTCACTTGCTTGGAACTGCTAGTACATGGTTCTTGTTGGACATTGCTTTCTACAGTCAAAACCTTTTCCAAAAGGACATTTTCAGCGCAATTGGATGGATTCCTCCAGCGCAAACCATGAATGCGTTGGAGGAAGTTTACAAAATTGCAAGGGCGCAAACTCTTATCGCCCTTTGCAGTACTGTTCCTGGTTACTGGTTCACAGTATTCTTCATCGACAAAATAGGTCGATTTGCAATTCAGTTAATGGGATTCTTCTTCATGACAGTATTCATGTTTGCCTTAGCCATTCCATATCATCATTGGACTCTAAAGGATAACAGAATCGGGTTCGTGATCATGTACTCACTTACCTTtttcttcgcgaattttggtccaAACGCCACAACATTTGTTGTCCCCGCGGAGATTTTCCCAGCCAGGCTTAGGTCAACATGCCATGGAATATCAGCAGCAGCTGGAAAAGCAGGAGCAATGATTGGTGCATTCGGATTCTTGTACGCTGCTCAGCCAACAGATCGAAAAAAGGCTGATGCCGGTTACCCTGCTGGAATTGGTGTGAGAAATTCACTGATTGTCTTAGGTTGTGTTAACTTCTTAGGAATGGTGTTCACATTTTTGGTGCCAGAATCCAAAGGAAAATCATTGGAAGAAATGTCAAGGGAAAATGAAGGGGAAGAGGAAAGTGGAACAGAAATGAAGAATAGTGGAAGGACAGTTCCTGTTTAA